The Paramormyrops kingsleyae isolate MSU_618 chromosome 11, PKINGS_0.4, whole genome shotgun sequence genome includes a window with the following:
- the LOC111844995 gene encoding DNA-binding protein RFX7 has protein sequence MAENQQQPGQHQKPNSGIGSLPALVPGLQGTEASVLQHKIKNSICKSVQSKVDNILQEVEKFTDIEKLYLYLRLPSGPSNGGDKSDQSSMSSSRTQQIHAFNWIRNHLEEHPETSLPKQEVYDEYKSYCDSLGYHPLSAADFGKIMKNVFPNMKARRLGMRGKSKYCYSGLRKKAFVHMPSLPNLDLHKTGDGCEVLEASSQLAGADGEVRSAACGLVCEWAQKVLSRQFDSVEELARFLLSSHYIGTKSVAALTVMTGAATGTKTPTQVSAFVPTAEANSFQPQVKTLASPSIDAKQQLQRKIQKKQQEQKLHSPLPGEAQVRRVDGGTPGAGHGIPCRSPALLSPQPTIGIVVAAVPSPITVQRSRQLMSSPSPVGAPEGKVVPVNFQVVTQSVQSVKQCPKTPQNVPASPVGDRSARHRYAQILPKPSASSAITLRSPPTLLITNSPIKAVMPTPHVSSVNVVKMTAISLAPNGTGTSGSTSTPLRPASAGVGSTGSSEEPRSGAQVHSGPTALVQSPVPRHGRVATTPTIDVKPEPEAISDASRVDRLLASQDPDGVQKGVANAKPRACSAPTPHTKGSPAFHGKSPSNGSTVVASAGSNNDNGEGTFYLTISNQATSINLSHSGIAQATSSPKEACLGSKSPRKRTSIGSELNQAPVKKVFVTQQPIGNADSSRLNVGSALKKASRAGAPARPESAPAIVPGKVTVKLNSTVPTRILALTDSPITNASGFQTVVKPQAAPEHKDEGTHTLDPDDLLPETSASSQSLLEQIASNLQAVATNSGVLDSSAANGFKSSLWEEGQLDSIQQQTYVQQIPDHKQIVTPAMDQIPIMASDGSQLNLHQDIVDFAGGQSSVDYFPFNDDEMTQDSIVEELVQMEEQMKLNSSLQSYGSCVDVTLQGQSAVMQGAMLASHQVGATFYHSAHSSSTPIQTPTPTPTPTPTPTSEMMGGSQGLTRESPCSRMAQTTPVDSALGSSRHTPIGTPHSNCSNSVPPSPVECRNPFAFTPINSSMTGYHDASIVTSSPVKPMQRPMATHPDKAKLEWMSNGYNSGGGTSAASAGIGILPSYQDLVDDHFRKPHAFAIPGQSYQSQSRHHESHLGRLTPISPVQQQVAAMAGLAKQEGFAVPAPLDNKAASSSGTSTFRCRSVSPAVRQRNLSGNTALANVARSAASSFSSPVAPEVLSILANSPDIGVGSMAQRSQSVPLNVMMQTEVLPVQKAGNNQNITSVLLSKMDPDGDDAVRGLGINNLPSNYTARMNLTQMLETDPSLSSAADTQALISPGPSTYEFQKPTYLIKNARSEQISLSSADSQAQRRSEEQQPESVEQQLQDQQDQSQAQLLAQDPQQQHLDFNSTVKDLLGEDGLDPGSQLVGQVASELNAVASDFSITSELSSSISDLNTLDANLLFDPNRQQGQYEDSTLEELKNDPIFQQICNETVNSAGFDWLESKDHPTVEMLG, from the exons ATGGCTGAGAATCAACAACAACCTGGTCAGCACCAAAAGCCTAATTCGGGAATAGGCTCTTTACCAGCCCTCGTTCCGGGACTGCAGGGGACAGAGGCCAGTGTGCTGCAGCACAAAATAAAGAACTCTATCTG CAAATCAGTACAATCAAAAGTGGACAACATACTG CAAGAAGTTGAGAAGTTTACAGACATCGAAAAACTCTACCTCTACCTTAGGTTGCCTTCTGGTCCCAGCAATGGGGGTGATAAAAG CGACCAGAGCTCCATGTCATCTAGCCGCACGCAGCAAATTCACGCATTCAACTGGATCCGAAATCACCTAGAGGAGCACCCAGAGACCTCGCTGCCCAAACAGGAGGTCTACGATGAGTACAA GAGTTACTGTGACAGTCTGGGCTACCATCCCCTCAGTGCCGCAGACTTCGGGAAGATCATGAAAAACGTCTTTCCCAACATGAAGGCACGTCGACTTGGCATGAGGGGCAAATCAAAATA CTGTTACAGTGGGCTGAGGAAGAAGGCGTTCGTACACATGCCGTCGTTACCCAACCTGGACTTGCATAAAACAGGAGATGGG TGTGAGGTGCTGGAGGCCTCGAGCCAGCTGGCTGGCGCTGACGGGGAGGTGCGCTCGGCCGCCTGTGGCCTGGTCTGTGAATGGGCCCAGAAGGTGCTCAGCCGGCAGTTCGACTCCGTCGAGGAGCTGGCCCGCTTCCTACTCAGCAGCCACTACATCGGCACCAAGTCGGTGGCAGCCCTGACGGTCATGACGGGGGCCGCTACAG GGACAAAGACGCCAACACAGGTGTCTGCGTTTGTGCCAACTGCGGAGGCCAACTCCTTCCAGCCCCAGGTGAAGACCCTGGCGTCGCCTTCCATCGATGccaagcagcagctgcagcgcAAGATCCAGAAGAAGCAGCAGGAGCAGAAGCTGCACTCGCCACTGCCGGGCGAGGCCCAGGTCCGCAGGGTGGACGGCGGCACCCCTGGCGCAGGACACGGCATCCCCTGCAGAAGCCCCGCCCTGCTGTCCCCTCAGCCAACCATTGGCATCGTAGTGGCTGCCGTCCCGAGCCCAATCACG GTACAGAGGAGCAGGCAGCTAATGAGCTCTCCCAGCCCTGTGGGTGCACCAGAAGGCAAGGTCGTTCCAGTCAACTTTCAGGTGGTCACTCAGTCTGTGCAGTCAGTGAAGCAGTGCCCCAAGACACCCCAGAATGTCCCTGCCAGCCCCGTAGGTGACCGCTCCGCCCGGCACCGCTACGCCCAGATCCTGCCTAAGCCTTCGGCCAGCAGCGCCATCACCCTGCGTTCCCCGCCCACGCTGCTCATCACCAACAGTCCCATCAAGGCCGTGATGCCCACGCCGCATGTCAGCTCTGTCAACGTGGTGAAGATGACCGCCATATCCCTAGCGCCCAATGGCACCGGCACTAGTGgctccacctccacccccctgcGACCGGCCTCTGCCGGGGTGGGCAGCACCGGATCTTCAGAGGAGCCTAGGTCCGGCGCACAGGTCCACAGCGGTCCCACAGCTCTTGTGCAGTCACCTGTGCCCAGGCATGGACGCGTGGCCACGACTCCTACGATCGACGTGAAGCCGGAGCCTGAAGCCATATCCGATGCCAGCCGGGTAGACAGGCTGCTCGCATCTCAGGACCCTGACGGTGTGCAAAAGGGTGTGGCAAATGCCAAGCCCAGGGCTTGCAGTGCACCCACACCACATACCAAGGGGTCCCCAGCGTTCCACGGAAAGTCTCCGTCCAACGGCAGCACTGTGGTAGCTTCCGCCGGCAGCAATAACGACAACGGCGAGGGCACTTTTTACTTGACCATTTCGAACCAGGCCACCAGCATCAACTTGTCGCACAGCGGCATTGCCCAGGCCACCTCATCCCCAAAGGAGGCCTGCTTGGGCTCTAAAAGTCCCCGGAAACGTACGAGCATTGGGTCCGAGTTGAACCAAGCTCCTGTCAAGAAGGTCTTTGTCACGCAGCAGCCCATCGGGAATGCTGACAGTTCGAGATTGAATGTCGGTTCCGCTCTGAAGAAAGCTTCAAGGGCAGGGGCTCCGGCCCGACCCGAAAGTGCACCAGCAATTGTACCCGGCAAGGTGACTGTGAAACTCAACTCCACCGTCCCAACTCGAATTCTTGCACTGACCGATTCTCCCATCACGAATGCAAGTGGCTTCCAGACAGTTGTGAAACCACAGGCCGCTCCAGAACACAAGGATGAGGGGACTCACACTCTGGATCCTGATGACCTCCTTCCAGAGACCTCTGCATCCAGTCAGTCCCTTCTAGAGCAAATTGCCAGCAACTTGCAAGCTGTGGCCACCAACTCCGGAGTACTAGACTCCTCCGCTGCCAATGGGTTTAAGAGCTCTTTGTGGGAGGAGGGACAGCTTGACAGCATTCAGCAGCAGACCTATGTCCAGCAGATACCTGATCATAAGCAAATAGTCACGCCAGCCATGGACCAGATACCGATCATGGCTTCAGATGGCAGTCAGCTCAACCTCCACCAGGACATTGTTGACTTTGCAGGAGGCCAGTCCAGCGTGGATTACTTTCCATTTAACGATGATGAAATGACCCAGGACAGTATCGTTGAAGAGCTGGTGCAGATGGAAGAGCAGATGAAGCTGAACAGCAGTCTCCAATCTTATGGTAGCTGCGTCGACGTAACGCTGCAGGGTCAGTCGGCTGTAATGCAGGGTGCCATGCTGGCCTCCCACCAGGTGGGGGCCACCTTCTACCACTCAGcccacagcagcagcactcCCATCCAGACGCCTACGCCAACCCCGACGCCCACCCCGACCCCCACTTCTGAGATGATGGGGGGAAGTCAAGGTCTGACGCGGGAGAGTCCTTGCTCCAGGATGGCGCAGACGACCCCTGTGGACAGTGCCCTGGGGAGCAGCCGCCACACTCCCATTGGGACGCCACACTCCAACTGCAGCAACAGCGTCCCGCCCAGCCCGGTGGAATGCAGAAACCCCTTCGCGTTCACACCCATCAATTCCAGCATGACTGGATACCATGATGCCAGCATCGTCACCAGCAGCCCCGTCAAGCCCATGCAGAGGCCAATGGCCACCCACCCAGACAAGGCCAAACTGGAGTGGATGAGCAATGGGTACAACAGTGGCGGCGGGACGTCCGCAGCCTCTGCCGGCATTGGGATTCTTCCCAGCTACCAAGATCTAGTGGACGACCATTTTCGGAAGCCTCATGCCTTTGCCATTCCTGGACAGTCCTATCAGTCCCAGTCCAGGCATCATGAGTCTCACTTGGGCCGCCTGACGCCCATTTCTCCGGTGCAGCAACAGGTCGCCGCCATGGCTGGTCTGGCCAAGCAGGAAGGCTTTGCAGTGCCTGCTCCTTTGGATAACAAAGCAGCGTCTTCGTCAGGCACCAGCACCTTCCGCTGCCGTAGCGTCAGCCCGGCTGTGCGGCAGCGAAACCTGAGCGGCAACACGGCCTTGGCTAATGTCGCCAGGTCCGCCGCGTCCTCTTTCAGTTCACCTGTGGCTCCAGAAGTGCTCAGCATTCTTGCCAACAGCCCAGACATCGGTGTCGGTAGCATGGCACAGAGGAGCCAGTCGGTGCCACTCAACGTGATGATGCAGACTGAGGTGCTTCCGGTGCAAAAGGCAGGCAACAACCAGAACATCACCAGCGTCCTGCTGAGCAAGATGGATCCAGATGGTGATGATGCCGTGCGAGGCCTGGGCATCAACAATTTGCCTTCAAACTACACTGCCCGCATGAACCTCACCCAGATGCTGGAAACTGACCCCAGCCTCTCTAGTGCCGCTGATACCCAAGCTCTTATTAGCCCTGGCCCTTCCACGTATGAGTTTCAGAAGCCGACTTACCTcattaaaaatgccagaagtgaACAGATAAGCCTTTCCTCTGCCGACAGCCAAGCACAACGACGGTCTGAGGAGCAACAGCCAGAGTCTGTGGAGCAGCAGCTTCAAGATCAGCAAGATCAAAGTCAGGCACAGTTGCTGGCCCAGGATCCACAGCAGCAGCATCTGGACTTCAACAGCACTGTCAAGGACCTC
- the tex9 gene encoding testis-expressed protein 9 isoform X1 — MTGDRDAYFSAAGKMAEARRTSSSQELRRASSSRTTKSQGGRPFNRPSTVPQLKAPQTDLLLKEEEYKRLNAELEAKAAELVQQAEELMREQNEVLAKPIPSHIGIDLDIEDDEKYYRNLSLTSPTDKQSSLKAVNKRKNISKKASVQSRPPSGQQIKSKALAASAADDVAIVEDFVDFSLAKTISSIKGKLEEGATPEDVMGDVMPSVGEEMGSEAQIRYLKAKLRVTQEEVNRLCHECNIKDDEICSLTAKKKESEAERSRLQRMTSVQQAQMEKHKALAEDSSRKSEGLQQQVETLKKEIESLRRAQKQAASTHSATEVRLNRALEEVERCRVQLCKIKQSGKDSASQEHQKMEVLQAENKKLEKQKAELIAGFKKQLRLIDILKRQKMHFEAAKMLSFTEEEFVKALDWETS, encoded by the exons ATGACAG GCGACAGGGACGCCTACTTCAGCGCAGCAGGAAAGATGGCCGAAGCGAGGAGAACTTCTTCCTCTCAGGAG CTAAGGAGAGCTTCATCGTCAAGGACTACTAAGTCTCAAGGTGGCAGACCTTTTAATAGGCCTTCCACTGTCCCTCAGCTCAaagcacctcagacagacctgCTACTCAAGGAGGAAGAATACAA GCGTTTGAATGCAGAGCTGGAAGCGAAAGCTGCTGAACTTGTTCAGCAGGCAGAAGAACTTATG agaGAACAAAATGAAGTCTTGGCAAAGCCAATTCCTTCTCACATTGGCATCGACTTAGACATTGAGGATGATGAGAAGTATTACAG GAACCTCAGTCTCACATCACCTACTGACAAGCAGTCATCTCTAAAG gcagTGAACAAAAGGAAGAATATTTCAAAAAAAGCTTCTGTACAAAGCAGACCTCCATCAGGACAGCAGATTAAGTCAAA AGCATTGGCAGCCTCTGCAGCAGATGATGTCGCAATAGTTGAAGACTTTGTGGACTTCTCCCTGGCAAAGACCATAAGCAGCATCAAGGGCAAACTGGAGGAAGGTGCAACACCAGAAGATGTAATGGGTGATGTGATGCCCAGTGTTGGGGAAGAAATGGGATCTG AGGCACAGATTCGATATCTTAAGGCCAAACTTCGGGTGACGCAGGAAGAAGTGAACAGGTTGTGTCATGAGTGCAACATAAAG GATGATGAAATCTGCAGCTTGACGGCCAAAAAGAAGGAGTCCGAGGCAGAGCGTAGCAGGCTGCAGAGGATGACCAGTGTCCAACAAGCGCAGATGGAGAAGCACAAGGCATTAGCGGAAGACTCCAGTAGGAAGAGTGAGGGGCTGCAGCAACAAGTGGAGACCCTAAAGAAG GAAATAGAGAGTTTGAGAAGAGCACAGAAACAGGCAGCAAGCACACACAGCGCCACGGAGGTCAGGCTGAACCGGGCCCTGGAGGAAGTGGAGAGATGCAGGGTACAGCTGTGTAAGATAAAGCAGAGTGGCAAG GATTCTGCCAGCCAGGAGCATCAGAAAATGGAAGTCCTTCAGGCCGAGAACAAGAAGTTAGAAAAACAGAAAGCAGAACTTATAGCGGGCTTTAAGAAACAGCTCAGACTGATAGACATATTAAAAAGACAAAAG ATGCACTTTGAAGCTGCAAAGATGCTATCCTTTACTGAAGAGGAATTCGTGAAAGCTCTG
- the tex9 gene encoding testis-expressed protein 9 isoform X3, whose translation MTGDRDAYFSAAGKMAEARRTSSSQELKAPQTDLLLKEEEYKRLNAELEAKAAELVQQAEELMREQNEVLAKPIPSHIGIDLDIEDDEKYYRNLSLTSPTDKQSSLKAVNKRKNISKKASVQSRPPSGQQIKSKALAASAADDVAIVEDFVDFSLAKTISSIKGKLEEGATPEDVMGDVMPSVGEEMGSEAQIRYLKAKLRVTQEEVNRLCHECNIKDDEICSLTAKKKESEAERSRLQRMTSVQQAQMEKHKALAEDSSRKSEGLQQQVETLKKEIESLRRAQKQAASTHSATEVRLNRALEEVERCRVQLCKIKQSGKDSASQEHQKMEVLQAENKKLEKQKAELIAGFKKQLRLIDILKRQKMHFEAAKMLSFTEEEFVKALDWETS comes from the exons ATGACAG GCGACAGGGACGCCTACTTCAGCGCAGCAGGAAAGATGGCCGAAGCGAGGAGAACTTCTTCCTCTCAGGAG CTCAaagcacctcagacagacctgCTACTCAAGGAGGAAGAATACAA GCGTTTGAATGCAGAGCTGGAAGCGAAAGCTGCTGAACTTGTTCAGCAGGCAGAAGAACTTATG agaGAACAAAATGAAGTCTTGGCAAAGCCAATTCCTTCTCACATTGGCATCGACTTAGACATTGAGGATGATGAGAAGTATTACAG GAACCTCAGTCTCACATCACCTACTGACAAGCAGTCATCTCTAAAG gcagTGAACAAAAGGAAGAATATTTCAAAAAAAGCTTCTGTACAAAGCAGACCTCCATCAGGACAGCAGATTAAGTCAAA AGCATTGGCAGCCTCTGCAGCAGATGATGTCGCAATAGTTGAAGACTTTGTGGACTTCTCCCTGGCAAAGACCATAAGCAGCATCAAGGGCAAACTGGAGGAAGGTGCAACACCAGAAGATGTAATGGGTGATGTGATGCCCAGTGTTGGGGAAGAAATGGGATCTG AGGCACAGATTCGATATCTTAAGGCCAAACTTCGGGTGACGCAGGAAGAAGTGAACAGGTTGTGTCATGAGTGCAACATAAAG GATGATGAAATCTGCAGCTTGACGGCCAAAAAGAAGGAGTCCGAGGCAGAGCGTAGCAGGCTGCAGAGGATGACCAGTGTCCAACAAGCGCAGATGGAGAAGCACAAGGCATTAGCGGAAGACTCCAGTAGGAAGAGTGAGGGGCTGCAGCAACAAGTGGAGACCCTAAAGAAG GAAATAGAGAGTTTGAGAAGAGCACAGAAACAGGCAGCAAGCACACACAGCGCCACGGAGGTCAGGCTGAACCGGGCCCTGGAGGAAGTGGAGAGATGCAGGGTACAGCTGTGTAAGATAAAGCAGAGTGGCAAG GATTCTGCCAGCCAGGAGCATCAGAAAATGGAAGTCCTTCAGGCCGAGAACAAGAAGTTAGAAAAACAGAAAGCAGAACTTATAGCGGGCTTTAAGAAACAGCTCAGACTGATAGACATATTAAAAAGACAAAAG ATGCACTTTGAAGCTGCAAAGATGCTATCCTTTACTGAAGAGGAATTCGTGAAAGCTCTG
- the tex9 gene encoding testis-expressed protein 9 isoform X2, which translates to MAEARRTSSSQELRRASSSRTTKSQGGRPFNRPSTVPQLKAPQTDLLLKEEEYKRLNAELEAKAAELVQQAEELMREQNEVLAKPIPSHIGIDLDIEDDEKYYRNLSLTSPTDKQSSLKAVNKRKNISKKASVQSRPPSGQQIKSKALAASAADDVAIVEDFVDFSLAKTISSIKGKLEEGATPEDVMGDVMPSVGEEMGSEAQIRYLKAKLRVTQEEVNRLCHECNIKDDEICSLTAKKKESEAERSRLQRMTSVQQAQMEKHKALAEDSSRKSEGLQQQVETLKKEIESLRRAQKQAASTHSATEVRLNRALEEVERCRVQLCKIKQSGKDSASQEHQKMEVLQAENKKLEKQKAELIAGFKKQLRLIDILKRQKMHFEAAKMLSFTEEEFVKALDWETS; encoded by the exons ATGGCCGAAGCGAGGAGAACTTCTTCCTCTCAGGAG CTAAGGAGAGCTTCATCGTCAAGGACTACTAAGTCTCAAGGTGGCAGACCTTTTAATAGGCCTTCCACTGTCCCTCAGCTCAaagcacctcagacagacctgCTACTCAAGGAGGAAGAATACAA GCGTTTGAATGCAGAGCTGGAAGCGAAAGCTGCTGAACTTGTTCAGCAGGCAGAAGAACTTATG agaGAACAAAATGAAGTCTTGGCAAAGCCAATTCCTTCTCACATTGGCATCGACTTAGACATTGAGGATGATGAGAAGTATTACAG GAACCTCAGTCTCACATCACCTACTGACAAGCAGTCATCTCTAAAG gcagTGAACAAAAGGAAGAATATTTCAAAAAAAGCTTCTGTACAAAGCAGACCTCCATCAGGACAGCAGATTAAGTCAAA AGCATTGGCAGCCTCTGCAGCAGATGATGTCGCAATAGTTGAAGACTTTGTGGACTTCTCCCTGGCAAAGACCATAAGCAGCATCAAGGGCAAACTGGAGGAAGGTGCAACACCAGAAGATGTAATGGGTGATGTGATGCCCAGTGTTGGGGAAGAAATGGGATCTG AGGCACAGATTCGATATCTTAAGGCCAAACTTCGGGTGACGCAGGAAGAAGTGAACAGGTTGTGTCATGAGTGCAACATAAAG GATGATGAAATCTGCAGCTTGACGGCCAAAAAGAAGGAGTCCGAGGCAGAGCGTAGCAGGCTGCAGAGGATGACCAGTGTCCAACAAGCGCAGATGGAGAAGCACAAGGCATTAGCGGAAGACTCCAGTAGGAAGAGTGAGGGGCTGCAGCAACAAGTGGAGACCCTAAAGAAG GAAATAGAGAGTTTGAGAAGAGCACAGAAACAGGCAGCAAGCACACACAGCGCCACGGAGGTCAGGCTGAACCGGGCCCTGGAGGAAGTGGAGAGATGCAGGGTACAGCTGTGTAAGATAAAGCAGAGTGGCAAG GATTCTGCCAGCCAGGAGCATCAGAAAATGGAAGTCCTTCAGGCCGAGAACAAGAAGTTAGAAAAACAGAAAGCAGAACTTATAGCGGGCTTTAAGAAACAGCTCAGACTGATAGACATATTAAAAAGACAAAAG ATGCACTTTGAAGCTGCAAAGATGCTATCCTTTACTGAAGAGGAATTCGTGAAAGCTCTG